A stretch of Ascochyta rabiei chromosome 6, complete sequence DNA encodes these proteins:
- a CDS encoding Phosphopantothenate--cysteine ligase (ATP): protein MAEDSSAQQAESSYFTHEPPPKDLKTNTTLAREFINRHAADNRRVVLVTSGGTTVPLEQQTVRFIDNFSAGTRGATSAEYFLQNGYAVIFLHRQFSLLPYSRHYSHNTRSFLDYMKEEDGRVVVDQQHQEQMLHVLRQYQEAKRDNKLLILSYVTITEYLWNLREVAQLMQPLGPKAMFYLASAVSDFFVPQDRMVEHKIQSNEEFLQSAEASGHGKPPAARTEGRSLVIDLEPVPKFLKQLVDGWAPEAMIVSFKLETDPSILVKKAQYALHKYSHHLVIGNLLLTRKWEVVFVSVLDGEKWIRVPSSRRAKSFSGIHSLVGSADQLAKSDAIEAVRSASDQSGVPQGEPAVEIESLIIPEIESMHTQLIEQAQARTGAS, encoded by the coding sequence ATGGCTGAGGATAGCAGCGCCCAGCAGGCGGAAAGCTCCTATTTCACCCACGAGCCGCCACCAAAGGACCTCAAGACGAACACGACGCTTGCTCGGGAATTCATCAATCGTCATGCTGCCGACAATCGTCGTGTTGTGCTTGTCACATCAGGTGGTACCACAGTGCCTCTAGAGCAGCAGACAGTGCGCTTCATCGACAACTTCTCTGCCGGCACACGTGGTGCTACCAGCGCCGAGTATTTCTTGCAGAACGGTTACGCTGTAATCTTTCTCCACCGCCAGTTCTCACTGCTACCGTACTCCCGGCATTATTCGCATAACACGCGGTCTTTCCTCGACTACATGAAGGAAGAAGATGGACGTGTCGTTGTCGATCAGCAGCACCAAGAGCAGATGTTGCACGTGCTACGACAGTATCAGGAGGCCAAGCGCGACAACAAGTTGCTCATTCTGTCTTACGTCACCATCACTGAGTACCTGTGGAACCTGCGCGAAGTTGCCCAACTGATGCAGCCGCTGGGTCCAAAAGCCATGTTCTACTTGGCTTCTGCTGTGTCCGACTTCTTTGTGCCCCAGGACCGCATGGTCGAGCATAAAATTCAGTCTAATGAGGAGTTTCTGCAAAGTGCTGAAGCCAGCGGCCACGGCAAGCCACCTGCTGCACGTACCGAGGGACGCAGTTTGGTCATAGACTTGGAGCCAGTACCCAAGTTTCTAAAGCAGCTCGTGGATGGGTGGGCACCTGAGGCGATGATCGTAAGCTTCAAACTCGAAACGGATCCATCTATACTTGTCAAAAAGGCACAATACGCGTTACATAAATACTCGCACCATCTGGTTATTGGGAATCTGCTTCTTACTCGTAAGTGGGAGGTCGTTTTTGTGTCTGTACTCGATGGCGAAAAATGGATCCGAGTGCCCTCAAGTCGCAGAGCCAAGAGCTTTTCTGGGATACATTCGCTCGTCGGCTCTGCAGATCAATTGGCGAAGAGCGATGCGATAGAGGCCGTCAGGTCGGCCAGCGATCAGAGCGGTGTCCCACAAGGCGAACCAGCCGTCGAAATCGAGTCTTTGATCATACCGGAGATCGAGAGTATGCATACGCAGCTCATAGAACAAGCTCAAGCAAGAACTGGGGCCTCATGA